AAACCGCCGACAATTAAAGCGACAAGTAATAATAATACACCGATAACTTTTAAAACTTTTTTCATGAGTTGGGGTTTTTGTGTGATGCGGAAAAATAAGATTTAAATTTTATAGTTTGAAATTTGGGGTAGTTCAATTTTTAAACCGGGCGAAATTCTGGTTGTTGGTTGTTTGTGAGAAAAATATTTCAATCATTTAAACATCATCCATCATAAATTAAACATTGAAACGAGAGTAAAGAGTACCAAAATTTTTAAATTCACACATCCACACTCTCACACTCAACTGCTCTACCAATCTCCCGCATATTTCAAATCTTCACCGGTTTGCATTTTTAACCAGCTGTGCTTTGTATACAACACCTGCCGTATATGCAAATAATCATGTGCGATCCAGTTGCTAAGAAACAACTTTCCGCTCATCGGTCCGAATTTTGGATGCATGTAAGCACGGCTCCAGTCGGGATTTTGAAGAGATTTTAACATCCTGACCGATTCTTTTCTTTCATTTAAAAAATTTCCAAGTGTACTATCAAAATCCTGTTGAATATAATTTCTTGAAGTGACCCATCCTTGCGGATCTATGGAAGGCAGGGGTAAGTCAGGAGTATTCAATACGTGTATCAGTCGGGCCCGAAAATCTTCTCTTTCTTCATCATACAGGTGACAAATAATTTCGAGCAAATTCCATTTTTCGGGAGCCGGACGAAAATCGATCTGCTCCTTTTTCAATCCTGAAAAAAGATTTTCATAAACAACAATATTTTTTTCAAGCTCACGGAAAATTAAGTCTGCATCAAACATAGTGTATGGATTTTTACACAGATTGAATATCTTAAAAATATTAAAATGCTATTTATCCACCAGGGAGTATCCGGAAAGCCGGCAGGACTTTATCCATAATCCGATTTTCATACAATACATACAACAAATCAATAATTAGTAAACGTAATCTTTCGACAAGTCTTCCGGTGTTGCTTACAAAGTCTCCAAAGCGACCTCTATCATGTGGCTTAAACCCAATTGACGCTCTTCCGAAGTCATTGCTTCGCCTGTGCGAATATGATCACTAATTGTTAAGATCGCAAGAGCATTCGCGCCATATTCCGCAGCTACACCAAACAATCCGGCTGCTTCCATCTCAATACAGAGAATGTTCATCTTTTCCATCTGGTCAATCAGGTTAGCGACCGGGTGGTAGAAAAAATCGGACGAAAAACAGGAGCCTACCAATGCTGCATAGTTTTTTCGTTCCGCTGCTTCAAACGCTTTTTTTGCAAGGCCAAAATTTGCCGCCGGAGCAAAATCAAATCCAAGCAAACGCGCCCGGTTAACATTCGAATCGGTTGACGCGGAAATGGCAATAACCATATCCTTCAGCTTAGTTCCTTTTAGACCACCTGCCGTACCGATTCGAATAATGTTTTTTACGCCGTAATCGGTAATCAATTCTTTTGCGTAAAGACTGCAACTGGGTATTCCCATTCCGGAACCCATCACGGATACTTTTTTTCCTTTATAAGTTCCCGTAAAACCGAGCATATTCCTGACATTGGTAACTTCCGTGGCGCCTTCCAGAAAATTTTCAGCGATGAATTTTGCGCGCAAAGGATCTCCGGGAAACAAAACTGTTTCCGCAAACGCACCGGGTGCAGCATTAATATGAATTGTAGCCATACTCTAAAATTTAAGACCCGGCTCCTGCCGGGCCTGCAATATTCGGTTATTTTCGTGAAACAACGATTGTCATTTTTAAAAAAATCATGTTTAGTCCTGATATGCATAGACGATTAACCAAAATTCAGTTTGAACAAATAATAAAACAAAAACGTGTTCATTTGAAAAATCAGTGGCTCAATTTTATGAAAAAATAGTTTTTTCTGATTTCATACATTTAAACATTATATCAAAAAAGAAGTCTGGAAAAAACCTGCCGTAAGGAAATGTCCCGATTGCAATCGAATTCAATTGACAAATTACAGAGGTAAAACCAACAGAACTTGGATTTTCGCGCTTTTTCCCTGATTCATTTCGCCTGCTTGTTAAGTATCCAATCTCCATTTGCCCAAATGAAAAAAAAAGCCTTAATTTATTTACGTTTAACCAACAATCTTATCTATAATCCTATGAGAAAAATTTTACTAGCCATTCTCCTCACGCTGAGTTTCTCCGCGTCGAGAGCACAATGGGTATCGCAAACATCCAACATCACCCCGGGTTTCTTCGTACAGTTTATTGACGCGGTAAATCCTAATGTTTGCTGGGGTCTGGTAGCTGATCCTACAAGCCAGTCGACAGCTGTGCAGGAATATACACGCACTATCGATGGTGGATTAAATTGGAGCGGTGGCCTGATCACGAACGCGACAGGACTGTCTCCTTCCAGTATTTGCGCGATTGGTGAAGACACTGCTTGGGTTGCAATGTTTAATCCTTCCGGTGGTGCAGGAGCTATTCTAAAAACCGAAGACGGTGGCTTTACCTGGACACATCAAACTTCAGCCGCATTCAGTGCTTCCGGAAATTTTCCAAACATGGTTTATTTCTGGGATGCAAATACAGGTGTGTGTATGGGCGACCCGACAGGTGGATATTTTGAAATATACATCACTGCCGATGGTGGTACGAACTGGACAAGAGTTCCTTCTTCCAGTATACCAGCTATCCAGGCAGGAGAATTCGGAATTACGGACGTATTTACTGCAAATGGAGGTTCGATGTGGTTCGGAACAAATCTTGGCAGAATTTACAAATCCACTGATCATGGACAGAACTGGACTGTCGCTTCCACTCCCCTTGTCGGTGATTACATTGGTTCTATAGCATTCCGTGACGAGAACAATGGTATCGCGACAAATGGAAGTACCGGTGGCGCTGCAGACATCATCCGTACAACGGATGGTGGCACTACCTGGACATTAGCAGGTAGCAATACTTCAGGATTTACAACTGTTCTGAGTACTTGTTATGTACCTGGTACGGATTCAACTTATTTTCTCTCAAATCCTGCAGCTACCACTCAGAATGGTACCGCATTTAGTCCGAAT
The sequence above is drawn from the Bacteroidota bacterium genome and encodes:
- a CDS encoding DinB family protein, which gives rise to MFDADLIFRELEKNIVVYENLFSGLKKEQIDFRPAPEKWNLLEIICHLYDEEREDFRARLIHVLNTPDLPLPSIDPQGWVTSRNYIQQDFDSTLGNFLNERKESVRMLKSLQNPDWSRAYMHPKFGPMSGKLFLSNWIAHDYLHIRQVLYTKHSWLKMQTGEDLKYAGDW
- the deoD gene encoding purine-nucleoside phosphorylase, with protein sequence MATIHINAAPGAFAETVLFPGDPLRAKFIAENFLEGATEVTNVRNMLGFTGTYKGKKVSVMGSGMGIPSCSLYAKELITDYGVKNIIRIGTAGGLKGTKLKDMVIAISASTDSNVNRARLLGFDFAPAANFGLAKKAFEAAERKNYAALVGSCFSSDFFYHPVANLIDQMEKMNILCIEMEAAGLFGVAAEYGANALAILTISDHIRTGEAMTSEERQLGLSHMIEVALETL